In a single window of the Streptacidiphilus sp. P02-A3a genome:
- a CDS encoding amino acid ABC transporter ATP-binding protein, with protein sequence MNEALLRIRGLRKQYGSRLVLRSIDLDVAEHQVVCLIGGSGSGKSTLLRCVDLLDQVDDGTIHLGGTELTDPRLDANTARRRIGVVFQSYNLFPHLNVLDNITLAPIRVHRVPRRQAEDAARELLDRLGLADKAQDYPDRLSGGQQQRAAIARALATEPELLLFDEITSALDPELVGEVLDVVTDLKQHGLTILMATHEMGFARHAADQVCFLEDGVIRERGSAEQVLNDPQHASTQRFLSRVLNH encoded by the coding sequence GGGGCCTGCGCAAGCAGTACGGCTCGCGCCTGGTCCTGCGCTCGATCGACCTGGACGTCGCCGAGCACCAGGTGGTCTGCCTGATCGGCGGTTCCGGATCGGGCAAGTCCACGCTGCTGCGCTGCGTGGACCTGCTGGACCAGGTCGACGACGGCACCATCCACCTGGGCGGGACCGAGCTGACCGACCCGCGCCTGGACGCCAACACCGCCCGGCGCCGGATCGGCGTGGTGTTCCAGTCGTACAACCTGTTCCCGCACCTGAACGTGCTGGACAACATCACCCTGGCCCCGATCCGGGTGCACCGGGTGCCGCGACGGCAGGCGGAGGACGCGGCCCGGGAGCTGCTGGACCGGCTGGGGCTGGCGGACAAGGCGCAGGACTACCCGGACCGGCTCTCCGGCGGCCAGCAGCAGCGGGCGGCGATCGCCCGCGCCCTGGCCACCGAACCGGAGCTGCTGCTCTTCGACGAGATCACCTCGGCGCTGGACCCGGAGCTGGTCGGCGAGGTGCTGGACGTGGTCACCGATCTCAAGCAGCACGGGCTGACCATCCTGATGGCCACCCACGAGATGGGCTTCGCCCGGCACGCCGCCGACCAGGTCTGCTTCCTGGAGGACGGGGTGATCCGCGAGCGGGGCAGCGCGGAGCAGGTCCTCAACGACCCGCAGCACGCCTCGACGCAGCGCTTCCTGTCGCGGGTGCTGAACCACTGA
- a CDS encoding RimK family alpha-L-glutamate ligase, whose amino-acid sequence MELLLAAVTAAGARAEAVAWDEAEADWAGYDLAVIRSSWDYTWRWAEFTAWADRCAGLTRLGNPPSVLRWSGDKSYLGELRDRGVPVVPTRYLRPGEEAELPRQHEFVVKPILGAGARFAARYRPDQHQQAREQLRQMHAEGLTAMVQPYMHRIAETGERALVFVGGRLLHTTRKEPVLAPGVRFDERKTAHPGIRLWSPTESELALAEQALAAVPGAAELLYARVDVVDDDQGAPVVTELELVEPNLFLHLRPAAARTAAEAFVAAAGLG is encoded by the coding sequence ATGGAGCTGCTGCTGGCGGCGGTCACCGCCGCCGGGGCCCGAGCCGAGGCCGTGGCCTGGGACGAGGCCGAGGCGGACTGGGCCGGGTACGACCTCGCGGTGATCCGCTCCAGCTGGGACTACACCTGGCGCTGGGCCGAGTTCACCGCCTGGGCCGACCGCTGCGCCGGGCTCACCCGGCTGGGCAACCCGCCCTCGGTCCTGCGCTGGAGCGGCGACAAGTCCTACCTCGGCGAGCTCAGGGACCGCGGCGTGCCGGTGGTGCCGACCCGCTACCTGCGGCCCGGGGAGGAGGCCGAGCTGCCGCGGCAGCACGAGTTCGTGGTCAAGCCGATCCTGGGCGCGGGCGCCAGGTTCGCCGCCCGCTACCGCCCGGACCAGCACCAGCAGGCCCGCGAGCAGCTGCGGCAGATGCACGCCGAGGGCCTGACCGCGATGGTCCAGCCCTACATGCACCGGATAGCCGAAACCGGGGAGCGCGCCCTGGTCTTCGTGGGCGGCCGACTGCTGCACACCACCCGCAAGGAGCCGGTGCTGGCCCCCGGCGTCCGCTTCGACGAGCGGAAGACCGCGCACCCCGGGATCCGGCTGTGGAGCCCGACCGAGTCGGAGCTCGCCCTGGCCGAGCAGGCCCTGGCGGCGGTCCCGGGCGCGGCGGAACTGCTCTACGCCCGGGTGGACGTGGTCGACGACGACCAGGGCGCCCCGGTGGTCACCGAGCTGGAACTGGTCGAGCCGAACCTGTTCCTGCACCTGCGCCCGGCGGCGGCGCGGACCGCCGCCGAGGCCTTCGTCGCCGCCGCCGGGCTGGGCTGA
- a CDS encoding arylcarboxylate reductase, whose translation MTAPALSSQPVNTGAPAAPPTGAEADDWIARRLDTDLDAWCRTVVRRHFHPETGSPYWLERARTLDFDPRDLTRYDQLSAFGPFPLDTLRRRDPADLVPLAVPRPLTGRIWDTGGTTGTPCRVHYTPDMLLHRALWRRWSFAHEGFEPGRSWLQATPTGPHLIGNGVWEVSELYAGQAYAIDMDPRWVKRLIRAGRLAEADEYTGHLLEQITDVLRQGQVHYLNTTPALFQALRQRFPEEVAALDGVRLSGTQISADMYRAFRAALHGGICGLTYGNTFGNAACLEVARDAALISYVPNYPQVTMAVVRKDDWSTLVEPGSPGQVRLTVLHEDLFLPNILERDQALRHRSDRWPSDGVANIRPLQTTSSAPEGLY comes from the coding sequence ATGACCGCCCCGGCCCTGAGCAGCCAGCCGGTGAACACCGGTGCCCCGGCCGCGCCGCCCACCGGCGCCGAGGCCGACGACTGGATCGCCCGGCGACTCGACACCGACCTGGACGCCTGGTGCCGCACCGTGGTCCGGCGGCACTTCCACCCCGAGACCGGCAGCCCCTACTGGCTGGAGCGCGCCCGGACGCTGGACTTCGACCCCCGCGACCTCACCCGCTACGACCAGCTCAGCGCCTTCGGCCCGTTCCCGCTGGACACCCTGCGCCGGCGGGACCCGGCCGACCTGGTGCCGCTGGCCGTCCCGCGCCCGCTCACCGGCCGGATCTGGGACACCGGCGGCACCACCGGCACGCCCTGCCGGGTCCACTACACCCCGGACATGCTGCTGCACCGGGCGCTCTGGCGCCGCTGGTCCTTCGCCCACGAGGGCTTCGAACCCGGGCGGTCCTGGCTCCAGGCGACCCCCACCGGCCCGCACCTGATCGGCAACGGCGTGTGGGAGGTCTCCGAGCTGTACGCGGGCCAGGCGTACGCCATCGACATGGACCCGCGCTGGGTCAAGCGGCTGATCCGCGCCGGACGCCTGGCCGAGGCCGACGAGTACACCGGGCACCTGCTGGAGCAGATCACCGACGTGCTGCGGCAGGGGCAGGTGCACTACCTGAACACCACCCCGGCACTGTTCCAGGCGCTGCGGCAGCGCTTCCCGGAGGAGGTCGCCGCCCTGGACGGGGTACGCCTCAGCGGCACCCAGATCAGCGCCGACATGTACCGGGCCTTCCGGGCCGCGCTCCACGGCGGAATCTGCGGCCTGACCTACGGCAACACCTTCGGCAACGCCGCCTGCCTGGAGGTGGCCCGGGACGCCGCGCTGATCTCCTACGTGCCCAACTACCCGCAGGTGACCATGGCCGTGGTGCGCAAGGACGACTGGTCGACCCTGGTCGAGCCGGGGTCGCCGGGACAGGTCCGGCTCACCGTGCTGCACGAGGACCTGTTCCTGCCCAACATCCTGGAACGCGACCAGGCGCTGCGGCACCGCAGCGACCGCTGGCCCAGTGACGGGGTCGCGAACATCCGCCCGCTGCAGACCACCAGTTCGGCCCCGGAGGGGCTGTACTGA
- a CDS encoding ACP S-malonyltransferase: MSLGYLFGGGVGTEPHGLELYRAFPVVRQWYAEVSAWTGLTVGQILEEELPTAQEERQSVGTVREAALAVAVHDALAQYDLRPAAIGGLSLGAMAASCLAGAVDRRELFEMLAHARHTPEPGPDEPEQGIAIAFAPASAGEAQGAGAGTVDHPGQGVPGVYLAGDFGPTADGSQRLLMLAGRADALARLAADVPPGSVVPLPGRTIAVHSPLRRPFREFMAPRIDSMTFADPLLPLLSCLEPKVLTSADDVRDLFQRNSTDPISLVDVYTGMQQQGVELGLVMGPSIPEGILAFPFPVVHVDQPEHIQQALSTAYDLGIDLTGSRARP, from the coding sequence ATGTCCTTGGGATACCTGTTCGGCGGCGGCGTCGGCACCGAGCCGCACGGCCTGGAGCTCTACCGGGCCTTCCCGGTGGTGCGGCAGTGGTACGCGGAGGTCTCCGCCTGGACCGGTCTGACCGTCGGTCAGATCCTGGAGGAGGAGCTGCCCACCGCGCAGGAGGAGCGGCAGAGCGTCGGCACCGTGCGGGAGGCGGCCCTGGCGGTCGCCGTCCACGACGCGCTCGCCCAGTACGACCTGCGCCCGGCCGCGATCGGCGGGCTCAGCCTCGGCGCGATGGCGGCCAGCTGCCTGGCCGGCGCGGTGGACCGCCGGGAGCTGTTCGAGATGCTGGCGCACGCCCGGCACACCCCCGAGCCCGGCCCGGACGAGCCGGAGCAGGGGATAGCCATCGCCTTCGCCCCCGCGTCGGCGGGCGAGGCCCAGGGCGCGGGCGCGGGCACCGTCGACCACCCCGGTCAGGGCGTCCCCGGGGTGTACCTCGCGGGCGACTTCGGCCCCACCGCCGACGGCTCGCAGCGGCTGCTGATGCTGGCCGGTCGCGCCGACGCGCTGGCCCGGCTGGCGGCCGACGTCCCGCCCGGCAGCGTGGTGCCGCTGCCCGGCCGCACCATCGCCGTGCACTCCCCGCTGCGGCGCCCCTTCCGCGAGTTCATGGCCCCCCGGATCGACTCGATGACCTTCGCGGACCCGCTGCTGCCGCTGCTGTCCTGCCTCGAACCGAAGGTGCTGACCTCGGCCGACGACGTCCGTGACCTGTTCCAGCGGAACTCCACCGACCCGATCAGCCTGGTCGACGTCTACACCGGGATGCAGCAGCAGGGGGTCGAACTCGGCCTGGTCATGGGCCCGTCGATCCCGGAGGGGATCCTCGCCTTCCCCTTCCCGGTGGTCCACGTCGACCAGCCCGAGCACATCCAGCAGGCCCTCAGCACCGCCTACGACCTCGGCATCGACCTCACCGGCTCCCGGGCGCGGCCATGA
- a CDS encoding LuxR C-terminal-related transcriptional regulator produces the protein MTPLRGTAAAGATSARRTPAPEDGCAAAEPARRRPARRGGREAGSAEVPPCQERLTALGACILEGVASGASTAELAAALYLSRQGVEYHIGLMLRQFKVPNRAALVSRAHSLGVLSVGSWPPRVMADFVE, from the coding sequence ATGACACCGTTGCGCGGTACTGCGGCGGCCGGCGCCACCTCGGCGCGGCGGACCCCGGCCCCGGAGGACGGCTGCGCCGCGGCCGAGCCCGCTCGCAGGCGCCCCGCCCGCCGGGGCGGACGGGAGGCCGGGAGCGCCGAGGTGCCGCCCTGCCAGGAGCGGCTGACCGCGTTGGGGGCCTGCATCCTGGAGGGCGTGGCGTCCGGGGCCTCCACCGCCGAACTCGCCGCCGCGCTCTACCTCAGCCGCCAAGGCGTCGAATACCACATCGGATTGATGCTGCGTCAGTTCAAGGTGCCGAACCGGGCGGCGCTGGTGTCCCGGGCGCACTCGCTCGGCGTGCTCAGCGTGGGGAGCTGGCCGCCCCGGGTCATGGCTGATTTCGTGGAATAG
- a CDS encoding thioesterase II family protein yields MTAIPANSSANNELWIRRFHPAPSAPGRLVCFPHAGGSASFYYPVSAQLRSQVDVLAVQYPGRQERRAEPVITDLRELADAVYQALRPWDDRPLTFFGHSMGALVAFEVAQRFQAAGRGIDHLFVSGRRGPAVSRVEDVHLRDDQGILAEVRAMSGTQDSILEDDELLEMVLPALRGDYRAVETYRGEPSAVVDCPVTALTGDRDPRTPVDEARAWKAHTTAAFDLKVFEGGHFFLSSRPAEVIGVLSDHFAALLPASEMTTRQSRV; encoded by the coding sequence ATGACTGCCATCCCCGCGAACAGCTCCGCGAACAACGAACTCTGGATCCGCCGATTCCATCCCGCCCCGTCCGCGCCGGGGCGGCTGGTCTGCTTCCCGCACGCGGGCGGTTCGGCGAGCTTCTACTATCCGGTGTCGGCCCAACTCCGGTCGCAGGTCGACGTGCTGGCCGTGCAGTACCCCGGACGGCAGGAGCGCAGGGCCGAGCCGGTGATCACCGATCTGCGCGAACTGGCGGACGCCGTCTACCAGGCGCTGCGCCCGTGGGACGACCGGCCGCTGACCTTCTTCGGCCACAGCATGGGCGCGCTGGTGGCCTTCGAGGTGGCCCAGCGCTTCCAGGCGGCGGGCCGCGGGATCGACCACCTCTTCGTCTCCGGCCGCCGGGGCCCGGCGGTGAGCCGGGTGGAGGACGTCCATCTGCGCGACGACCAGGGGATCCTGGCCGAGGTCAGGGCCATGAGCGGGACCCAGGACAGCATCCTGGAGGACGACGAACTGCTGGAGATGGTGCTTCCGGCGCTGCGTGGCGACTACCGCGCGGTGGAGACCTACCGGGGCGAGCCGAGCGCGGTGGTGGACTGCCCGGTCACCGCACTGACCGGGGACCGGGACCCGCGGACGCCGGTGGACGAGGCGCGCGCCTGGAAGGCCCACACCACCGCCGCGTTCGACCTCAAGGTCTTCGAGGGCGGCCACTTCTTCCTGAGCAGCCGCCCGGCCGAGGTGATCGGCGTGCTCAGCGACCATTTCGCCGCGCTGCTGCCGGCATCGGAGATGACGACCCGTCAGTCTCGGGTCTGA
- a CDS encoding metallophosphoesterase, with protein sequence MATAASGTPPHRPSHARLYAVSDLHVAYQENRDTVEGIFPTHEGDWLLVAGDIAEQAEDVEWALRLLADRFEQVVWVPGNHELWTHPSDSLQLRGEARYRHLVEICRGIGVLTPEDPFPVWTGPGGPVTLAPLFLLYDYSFLPLGATDAASGLAVAEAAGVVCTDEYLLHPDPHPSRADWCRARVEYSRARLEACDPELPTVLINHWPVVREPTAVLYHPEFAMWCGTTASADWPVRYRASAVVYGHLHIPRVIHHEGVRHVEVSLGYPREWRRRGKPEPLLRDVFPDA encoded by the coding sequence ATGGCCACCGCAGCCTCCGGAACGCCGCCCCATCGGCCTTCCCACGCCAGGCTATACGCCGTCAGCGACCTCCACGTGGCATACCAGGAGAACCGGGACACCGTGGAGGGGATCTTCCCCACCCACGAGGGTGACTGGCTCCTGGTCGCGGGCGACATCGCCGAGCAGGCCGAGGATGTCGAATGGGCGCTGCGACTGCTGGCCGACCGCTTCGAGCAGGTGGTCTGGGTGCCCGGCAACCACGAACTGTGGACGCATCCCAGTGACAGCCTGCAACTGCGCGGGGAGGCCCGGTACCGGCACCTGGTGGAGATATGCCGCGGCATCGGCGTGCTCACCCCGGAGGACCCGTTCCCGGTCTGGACCGGGCCCGGCGGGCCGGTCACCCTGGCCCCGCTGTTCCTGCTGTACGACTACAGCTTCCTGCCGCTCGGCGCCACCGACGCCGCGAGCGGACTGGCCGTGGCGGAGGCCGCCGGGGTGGTCTGCACCGACGAGTACCTGCTGCACCCGGACCCGCACCCGTCCCGCGCCGACTGGTGCCGGGCCCGGGTGGAGTACAGCCGGGCCCGGCTGGAGGCCTGCGACCCGGAACTGCCGACGGTCCTGATCAACCACTGGCCGGTGGTCCGCGAGCCCACGGCGGTGCTGTACCACCCGGAGTTCGCCATGTGGTGCGGGACCACCGCCAGCGCCGACTGGCCGGTGCGCTACCGGGCCTCCGCCGTGGTCTACGGGCACCTGCACATCCCCCGGGTCATCCACCACGAGGGGGTGCGCCACGTCGAGGTGTCGCTGGGCTACCCGCGCGAGTGGCGCCGCCGGGGCAAGCCCGAGCCGCTGCTGCGGGACGTCTTCCCGGACGCGTAG
- a CDS encoding AfsR/SARP family transcriptional regulator, protein MKFLLLGPLTVRLHEREVQVSAPRQRVVLATLLLNANHVVSVERIARYVWDGAPPPSAAATVRTYVMRLRQALGEQAAARIVTRAPGYLIALDEQESDLGQFTAHRRRAACLAESGDLAGSAAELVRALSHWRDDPLADIPSQTLRDVEGRYLNELRLQTLELRFDAELALRRHAELVPELWRLVREHPMREALVGRLMLALFRSGRQSEALDLYQRTRSLLVEQLGAEPSAALREMQRRILSAEDRPEAGERSHPADRPDRFRPPPATGAPAAAARSARPERPVLSGGRQAPPSWDGPGRPRPAQLPAVVPVLTARAEQLQELHRILTTAEPPTGSVTTAVVTGRGGIGKSALALRAAHAVRGRFPHGQLYADLGGGGRPLAPGVVLLRFLTDLGVPRAAIPAGAAEREALYRSLTSGNRVLVLLDDAHDSAQIRPLVPGSGGSRLLVTSRRRLAELDSAQTVALPPLDEAGSLELLAGVIGAARVEAEPQAARQVVAVCAGLPLAVRIAGARQLERPHRSLADLAQRLTAAPRLLDELHTGGLGVRPCLDADHTGLRRRPPNGLDPAAVFSLLGATNAAYTSRGRVAALLGCSEERAEEALDALVEAHLLHPPRAGRYRLDALLQAYARERAQDADLGEPTGQGELFAATRTPVTRAG, encoded by the coding sequence TTGAAATTCTTGCTGCTCGGCCCGCTCACCGTCCGACTGCACGAGCGGGAGGTGCAGGTGTCGGCGCCGAGACAACGCGTGGTCCTGGCGACCCTCCTGCTCAATGCCAACCATGTGGTCTCGGTCGAGCGGATCGCGAGGTACGTCTGGGACGGCGCCCCGCCGCCCAGCGCCGCCGCGACGGTGCGCACCTATGTCATGCGGCTGCGGCAGGCGCTGGGCGAGCAGGCGGCGGCCCGGATCGTCACCCGGGCCCCCGGCTACCTGATAGCGCTCGACGAGCAGGAGAGCGACCTCGGGCAGTTCACCGCCCACCGCCGCCGGGCGGCCTGCCTGGCCGAGTCCGGTGACCTGGCGGGCTCCGCCGCCGAACTGGTCCGGGCCCTGTCCCACTGGCGGGACGACCCGCTGGCGGACATCCCCTCGCAGACGCTGCGCGACGTCGAGGGCCGCTACCTCAACGAACTGCGGTTACAGACCCTGGAGCTGCGCTTCGACGCGGAACTCGCGCTGCGCCGGCACGCCGAACTCGTCCCCGAGCTGTGGCGGCTGGTCCGGGAGCACCCGATGCGGGAGGCCCTGGTGGGCCGGCTGATGCTGGCCCTGTTCCGCTCCGGGCGGCAGTCCGAGGCCCTCGACCTGTACCAGCGCACCCGGTCGCTCCTGGTGGAGCAACTCGGCGCGGAGCCCAGCGCCGCGCTGCGCGAGATGCAGCGGCGGATCCTGTCCGCCGAGGACCGCCCCGAGGCGGGCGAGCGGAGCCACCCGGCCGACCGTCCGGACCGGTTCCGGCCGCCACCGGCGACGGGTGCCCCGGCCGCCGCCGCACGGTCGGCCCGACCGGAGCGACCGGTCCTCTCCGGGGGGCGGCAGGCGCCGCCGTCCTGGGACGGCCCGGGGCGCCCCCGACCGGCCCAGCTGCCCGCCGTGGTGCCGGTGCTGACGGCCCGCGCCGAGCAGTTGCAGGAGCTCCACCGGATCCTGACCACCGCCGAGCCGCCCACCGGTTCGGTGACCACGGCGGTGGTGACCGGACGGGGCGGCATCGGCAAGAGCGCGCTGGCCCTGCGCGCCGCGCACGCGGTACGCGGGCGCTTCCCGCACGGCCAGCTCTACGCGGACCTCGGCGGCGGCGGTCGGCCGCTGGCCCCCGGCGTGGTACTGCTCCGGTTCCTCACCGACCTGGGCGTGCCCCGGGCGGCGATCCCGGCCGGTGCGGCCGAGCGGGAGGCCCTGTACCGCTCGCTCACCTCCGGCAACCGGGTGCTGGTGCTGCTCGACGACGCGCACGACAGCGCGCAGATACGCCCGCTGGTGCCGGGCAGCGGCGGCAGCAGGCTGCTGGTGACCAGCCGCCGCAGGCTCGCCGAGCTCGACAGCGCGCAGACCGTGGCGCTGCCGCCGCTGGACGAGGCCGGATCGCTGGAGCTGCTGGCCGGCGTCATCGGCGCGGCCCGGGTCGAGGCCGAACCGCAGGCCGCCCGCCAGGTGGTCGCGGTCTGCGCCGGCCTGCCGCTGGCGGTCCGGATAGCCGGGGCCCGGCAACTGGAGCGCCCGCACCGGAGCCTGGCCGACCTGGCGCAACGGCTCACCGCCGCCCCCCGGCTGCTGGACGAGCTGCACACCGGCGGTCTCGGCGTCCGCCCCTGCCTGGACGCCGACCACACCGGGCTGCGGCGGCGTCCGCCGAACGGCCTGGACCCGGCGGCGGTGTTCTCGCTGCTGGGCGCGACCAACGCCGCGTACACCTCGCGCGGCCGGGTGGCGGCCCTGCTGGGCTGCTCGGAGGAGCGCGCGGAGGAGGCACTGGACGCCCTGGTCGAGGCGCACCTGCTGCACCCGCCCCGGGCCGGGCGGTACCGGCTGGACGCGCTGCTCCAGGCGTACGCGCGGGAGCGGGCGCAGGACGCGGACCTGGGCGAGCCGACCGGGCAGGGCGAGCTGTTCGCGGCCACCCGCACCCCGGTCACCCGGGCCGGTTGA
- a CDS encoding O-methyltransferase, whose amino-acid sequence MAYQTTATAELLTYVREASLRDDVILRELREATAGLPAGEAMQVMAEEGQLLALLVGLTGARSVLEIGTFTGYSTLCMARALPTGGRLVTCDLDERWPGIAAEYWRRAGVEDRIELRLGAATDTLSELLAERGPAGFDLAFIDADKPNYVKYYEASLELVRPGGLVVIDNTLFFGRVAEPEAQDRDTVAVRELNQLLRHDPRVELSMLIMADGITLARKL is encoded by the coding sequence ATGGCCTACCAGACAACCGCCACCGCCGAATTGCTCACCTATGTCCGGGAGGCGTCACTGCGGGACGACGTGATCCTGAGAGAACTGCGCGAGGCCACGGCCGGGCTCCCGGCCGGCGAGGCGATGCAGGTGATGGCGGAGGAGGGCCAACTGCTGGCGCTGCTGGTCGGCCTGACCGGCGCCCGGTCGGTACTGGAGATCGGCACCTTCACCGGCTACAGCACCCTCTGCATGGCCCGCGCGCTGCCCACCGGGGGCCGGCTGGTGACCTGCGACCTGGACGAGCGCTGGCCCGGGATCGCCGCGGAGTACTGGCGGCGGGCCGGGGTCGAGGACCGGATCGAGCTGCGGCTCGGCGCCGCCACCGACACCCTGTCCGAGCTGCTGGCGGAGCGCGGCCCGGCCGGGTTCGACCTGGCCTTCATCGACGCCGACAAGCCCAACTACGTGAAGTACTACGAGGCTTCGCTGGAGCTGGTGCGGCCGGGCGGGCTGGTCGTGATCGACAACACGCTGTTCTTCGGCCGGGTGGCCGAACCCGAGGCCCAGGACCGGGACACGGTCGCGGTCCGCGAACTCAACCAGCTGCTGCGGCACGACCCGCGGGTGGAGCTGTCGATGCTGATCATGGCGGACGGGATCACCCTGGCCCGGAAGCTCTGA
- a CDS encoding HAD family hydrolase translates to MTDRRPDDPPATVKCLVWDLDNTLWQGTLLEDGEVVLPEELRKVVLELDSRGILQSVASRNDHEHAWGRLEAFGIAEYFVLPEIGWGAKSESVRRIADRLNFAHTAIAFVDDQPAERAEVTFHLPEVRVYPAERAAALPDLPEFTPATSTVDSRRRREMYQAGFRREAERAEAKGPDEEFLRSLGLLMRIAPATPGELSRVEELTLRTSQMNATGVHYSDARLRGLLADPDHEVLVVTLTDRFGPHGAVGVLLLERSSRYWRLRLLATSCRVVSYGVGATLLSWLTDQAARAGVHLAADFRATERNRMMEIAYRFAGFDDQPCDCGYAEAADVGDQVQRLHLVPGTRGASETIRLDAPDLGARGRKGRVCDQT, encoded by the coding sequence ATGACCGACCGGAGGCCGGACGACCCCCCGGCGACCGTCAAGTGCCTGGTCTGGGACCTCGACAACACGCTCTGGCAGGGCACGCTGCTGGAGGACGGCGAGGTGGTGCTGCCGGAGGAACTGCGCAAGGTGGTGCTCGAACTCGACTCCCGGGGCATCCTGCAGTCGGTGGCGAGCCGGAACGACCACGAGCACGCCTGGGGGCGGCTGGAGGCCTTCGGCATCGCCGAGTACTTCGTGCTGCCGGAGATCGGCTGGGGGGCCAAGTCCGAGTCGGTGCGCCGGATCGCGGACCGGCTCAACTTCGCCCACACCGCGATCGCCTTCGTGGACGACCAGCCGGCCGAGCGGGCCGAGGTCACCTTCCACCTCCCCGAGGTGCGGGTGTACCCGGCCGAACGCGCGGCGGCGCTGCCCGACCTGCCCGAGTTCACCCCGGCGACCAGCACCGTCGACTCCCGTCGGCGCCGGGAGATGTACCAGGCGGGCTTCCGCCGCGAGGCCGAGCGGGCCGAGGCGAAGGGGCCGGACGAGGAGTTCCTGCGCTCGCTCGGGCTGCTGATGCGGATCGCCCCGGCCACCCCCGGGGAGCTCTCCCGGGTGGAGGAACTGACGCTGCGCACCAGCCAGATGAACGCCACCGGGGTGCACTACTCCGATGCCCGGCTGCGCGGCCTGCTGGCCGATCCGGACCACGAGGTGCTGGTGGTCACCCTGACCGACCGCTTCGGCCCGCACGGCGCCGTGGGCGTGCTGCTGCTGGAGCGGAGCTCCCGCTACTGGCGGCTGCGGCTGCTCGCCACCTCCTGCCGGGTGGTGTCCTACGGCGTCGGGGCGACCCTGCTCAGCTGGCTGACCGACCAGGCCGCCCGTGCGGGCGTGCACCTGGCCGCGGACTTCAGGGCCACCGAGCGCAACCGGATGATGGAGATCGCCTACCGGTTCGCGGGCTTCGACGACCAGCCCTGCGACTGCGGGTACGCCGAGGCCGCCGACGTCGGCGACCAGGTACAGCGGCTGCACCTGGTCCCCGGGACCCGCGGCGCATCCGAGACCATCCGGCTGGACGCGCCCGACCTGGGCGCGCGCGGCCGGAAGGGGAGAGTCTGCGACCAGACCTGA
- a CDS encoding acyl-CoA dehydrogenase family protein, with amino-acid sequence MGEDLAEAVASATALVGDRAGEWDRSGLLPPGLLRELGTQGRLCAEVPVQYGGWGLSSLAGGEYTAHIGSLCSSLRSVMTSQGMAAWTVQRFGTAQQQADILGRLTGGALAAVAFSEPQAGSDLSALGTTIRQEGGSVLVDGRKKWVTAAHYADLLVVFGRYQDGAAAVLVPADAPGVRVERIADPLGCRAAGHANLWLDSVRLPVGSVLGGYGLPLPLLVTTALAYGRMSVAWGCVGILRACLAAATAHAAAREQFGRPLAEHQLVARHLAELYAGEQIATRVCEHASRCWDAGSPEQVVATVLAKHVSAGRAAAGAASAVQVLASAGATDGQSVARAYRDAKLMEIIEGSSEMCQLMLAQHVLAADGLAPRVREAG; translated from the coding sequence ATGGGTGAGGACCTCGCCGAGGCCGTCGCCTCGGCCACCGCGCTCGTCGGCGACCGGGCGGGGGAGTGGGACCGGAGCGGCCTGCTGCCGCCGGGGCTGCTCCGGGAGCTCGGCACGCAGGGCCGACTCTGCGCCGAAGTGCCGGTCCAGTACGGCGGTTGGGGGCTGAGCAGCCTGGCCGGTGGCGAGTACACCGCGCACATCGGCAGCCTGTGCAGCTCGCTCCGCAGCGTGATGACCTCGCAGGGGATGGCGGCCTGGACCGTGCAGCGCTTCGGTACCGCGCAGCAACAGGCCGACATCCTGGGCCGGTTGACCGGCGGCGCGCTGGCGGCGGTCGCCTTCAGCGAGCCGCAGGCCGGCAGCGACCTGTCCGCGCTGGGCACCACCATCCGCCAGGAGGGCGGATCGGTGCTGGTCGACGGCCGGAAGAAGTGGGTGACGGCCGCGCACTACGCCGATCTGCTGGTGGTGTTCGGCCGCTACCAGGACGGCGCGGCGGCAGTGCTGGTCCCCGCCGACGCGCCCGGCGTCCGGGTGGAGCGGATCGCCGATCCGCTCGGCTGTCGGGCCGCGGGGCACGCGAACCTGTGGCTGGACTCGGTCCGGCTGCCGGTCGGCAGCGTGCTCGGCGGCTACGGCCTGCCGCTGCCGCTGCTGGTCACCACGGCACTGGCCTACGGCCGGATGTCGGTGGCCTGGGGCTGTGTGGGAATCCTGCGGGCCTGCCTGGCCGCCGCCACCGCCCACGCCGCGGCCCGCGAGCAGTTCGGCCGACCGCTCGCGGAGCACCAGCTGGTCGCCAGGCACCTCGCCGAGCTCTACGCGGGGGAGCAGATAGCCACCCGGGTCTGCGAGCACGCCAGCCGCTGCTGGGACGCCGGATCCCCGGAGCAGGTGGTCGCCACGGTCCTGGCCAAGCACGTCAGCGCGGGCCGGGCGGCGGCGGGCGCGGCCTCGGCGGTACAGGTCCTGGCGTCCGCCGGGGCGACCGACGGCCAGTCGGTGGCCCGCGCCTACCGGGACGCCAAGCTGATGGAGATCATCGAGGGCAGCAGTGAGATGTGCCAGCTGATGCTCGCCCAGCACGTGCTGGCGGCGGACGGGTTGGCGCCACGAGTACGGGAGGCGGGATGA